A single region of the Brassica rapa cultivar Chiifu-401-42 chromosome A03, CAAS_Brap_v3.01, whole genome shotgun sequence genome encodes:
- the LOC103860760 gene encoding outer envelope membrane protein 7, protein MGKASGAKHATVVVAALAFGWLAIEIAFKPFLDKLRSSIDKSNPAKDPDDSDKDAAFAAAAAASETTSSV, encoded by the coding sequence ATGGGAAAAGCTTCGGGAGCGAAACATGCGACTGTCGTGGTTGCAGCTTTGGCTTTTGGATGGTTAGCAATAGAGATCGCCTTCAAGCCTTTCCTCGACAAACTCCGCTCCTCAATCGACAAATCCAATCCCGCCAAAGATCCCGATGACTCCGACAAAGACGCCGCCTTCGCCGCCGCTGCAGCTGCCTCTGAGACGACGTCCTCCGTGTAG